The Saccharothrix violaceirubra genome segment GGCCGACGCGTGCGAGCTGTCGTCGCTGGAGGACACCGGGTTGCAGCTGTGCGACGTGGTGATCGCGGCGACCGGCGACGACAAGGTGAACCTGGTCGTGTCGCTGCTGGCCAAGACCGAGTTCGCGGTGCGGCGCGTGGTCGCGCGGGTGAACGACCCGGCCAACGAGTGGCTGTTCACCGAGTCGTGGGGCGTGGACGTGGCGGTGTCCACGCCGCGCATCCTGTCCGCGCTGGTCGAGGAGGCCGTGACGGTGGGTGACGTCGTGCGGCTGATGACCTTGCGCCAGGGCCAGGCGAACCTGGTGGAAATCACGCTGCCGGACGACACGCCGCTGGCCGGGTCACCGGTCAACGGGCTGGCGTTGCCCCGGGACGCCGCGCTGGTCACGATCCTGCGCGGCGGCCGGGTGATCGTCCCGGGTCCGGAGGATTCACTCGAAGGCGGGGACGAGCTGCTGTTCGTGGCGGCGGCCGACGTCGAAAGCGAAATCCGCACCGCGTTGGGCTACTGAACCCGTGCGCAAACATTTTCCCCGACGATTCACCTGCGGGTGTGGTCGTCGGGGAAATGCTTGCCCGACGACTTCCCCGGGGCGAATGGTGGTGCGCGGCGGCCGGTTTCGGCCGCTTTCGCGTGAACCACGGAGGGAGTGGTCGAACATGCGGGTCACGGCCAGGTTGTCCACGGTGCTCTTGGCGACCGCCGGTCTCGTCGCCGCAGGTCTGGGCCTCGGAAGCGCGTCCGCGCAGGACGATGTGCGGTTCCTGACGTTCGCGGACAAGTGCGTCGACGTGTCCGGTGCGAGCGGGGGCGACGGCGCGAACATCATCCAGTGGAGCTGTCACGGCGGCGCGAACCAGGATTTCTCGATCGTGAACGCGGGCAACGGGCAGGTGGAGATCCGGACGTTCGCCGGAAAGTGCGTGGACGTGTCCGGCGTGAGCTCGTCGAACGGCGCGAAAATCATCCAGTGGCGGTGCCACGGCGGCGCGAACCAGAAGTTCCGGATCGAGGACCAGGGCGACGGGCGCGTGGTGATCCGGACGTTCGCGGGCAAGTGCGTGGACGTGTCGGGCGCCAGTTCGTCGGACGGCGCGCAGATCATCCAGTGGCAGTGCCACGGCGGTGCGAACCAGAAGTTCCGGATCGTCTGATCAGGTCTCGTCGGGACCGCGCGTGAGCGGTCCCGACGACCCGACGAAGGTCCGAACGCGTGTTTCGGGGTGTCCGAGTGCGTGTTTCGGGGTGTCCGAGCGGAGGACTCGCGCGGTCAGTCGCGGGCGGTGCCGTCCTCGGTGCGCACGGCCTCGGCCCGCAGTCGCTCCTCGGCGGCGGCGTTCTCGGCCTCTTCGAGTTCGGCCGCGGCCTTGAGGCGCTTGTCCGAGCGCCGCACCGCCCACACCGTGGCGACCAGGGCCAACGCCATCAGCGGGTAGCCCATCGACAGCCGGGCCACCAGGAGCCAGCCGACCTGGTCCTCCTCGTAGAGCCAGCGCTGCACGGCGAACCGGGCGAAGAACACCAGCGCCCACACCAGCGTGGCGATGTCGTAGTCGCGGACCGAGGCCCGGTCCTTGCGCCACGCCATGCCCTGGCCGTTGAGGAAGCTCCAGATCAGGCCCGCCAGCGGTCGGCGCAGCAGGATCGACAGCACGAACGCGCCGCCGTAGACCAGGCTCTGCCAGATGCCGAACAGGAAGAAGCCCTTGGCCGACCCGGTCTTGTAAGCGATGAACGCGGCGATGCCGACGCCGAACACCGCGGAGACGGCCGGCTGGATCGAACCCTTGCGCAGGGCGAGCACCACGCCGATGACGACCGCCGCGCCCAGCGAACCCCAGATCGCGGGCAGGAGCCCGGCGAACATGTTGACCAGGACGAACACCAGGACGGGCAGCGACGAGAAGACCAGGCCGGGCACGCCGCCCATCTGCTCGAGCATCGTGGGCTGCTTCTCGGGCTCTTGCGTAGAGGTCATGAAGCGTTCTGCAACTCGTAGTAGGGGTTGTAGAGGACCTTACGGCCGTCGCGGACCGCGATCCGTCCTCTGGCCTTTATGGTCCGACCGGGTTCGATGCCGGCGATGCGGCGGCGGCCCAGCCACACCAGCGTGACGCCCTCGGTGCCGTCGTACAGCTCGGCCTCCAGGGTGGCCGCCGCGTCGCGCGGGCACAGCTCGACGGTGCGCAGCCGGCCGAGCACCGTGACCTCCTCGCCGGACTTGCAGTCGCACGCCCGGACGGCGCCGATCTCCTCGGCTTTTCGCGACAGGTCGTCGGCGTCCAACTCGCTGACGTCGGTGGTCAGCCGACGCACGAGGCGGCGCCAGTAGCCGCCCCCAGAACCAGTCATCCCCGACTCCTGGGTGCTTCGTTGGCCTCGCTGCGAGGCCGTCCACCGGTCA includes the following:
- a CDS encoding OB-fold nucleic acid binding domain-containing protein, translated to MTGSGGGYWRRLVRRLTTDVSELDADDLSRKAEEIGAVRACDCKSGEEVTVLGRLRTVELCPRDAAATLEAELYDGTEGVTLVWLGRRRIAGIEPGRTIKARGRIAVRDGRKVLYNPYYELQNAS
- a CDS encoding potassium channel family protein, encoding MRIAIAGAGAVGRSIAAELVSDGHQVMLIERNRAHFEPHTVELAEWVQADACELSSLEDTGLQLCDVVIAATGDDKVNLVVSLLAKTEFAVRRVVARVNDPANEWLFTESWGVDVAVSTPRILSALVEEAVTVGDVVRLMTLRQGQANLVEITLPDDTPLAGSPVNGLALPRDAALVTILRGGRVIVPGPEDSLEGGDELLFVAAADVESEIRTALGY
- a CDS encoding RICIN domain-containing protein; its protein translation is MRVTARLSTVLLATAGLVAAGLGLGSASAQDDVRFLTFADKCVDVSGASGGDGANIIQWSCHGGANQDFSIVNAGNGQVEIRTFAGKCVDVSGVSSSNGAKIIQWRCHGGANQKFRIEDQGDGRVVIRTFAGKCVDVSGASSSDGAQIIQWQCHGGANQKFRIV
- a CDS encoding DUF3159 domain-containing protein — translated: MTSTQEPEKQPTMLEQMGGVPGLVFSSLPVLVFVLVNMFAGLLPAIWGSLGAAVVIGVVLALRKGSIQPAVSAVFGVGIAAFIAYKTGSAKGFFLFGIWQSLVYGGAFVLSILLRRPLAGLIWSFLNGQGMAWRKDRASVRDYDIATLVWALVFFARFAVQRWLYEEDQVGWLLVARLSMGYPLMALALVATVWAVRRSDKRLKAAAELEEAENAAAEERLRAEAVRTEDGTARD